In a genomic window of Wyeomyia smithii strain HCP4-BCI-WySm-NY-G18 chromosome 1, ASM2978416v1, whole genome shotgun sequence:
- the LOC129718658 gene encoding zinc finger protein 845-like, translating to MDITPETDELQHTADGGNTGTERRIDQLEKPTNIDRPHECAICGKGFKERYILTHHLRIHSGKRPFKCDECNKTFTQRHHLQRHQLLHGQRSFECRVCKQSYFTGEYLKVHERIHFGKQRNKCGVCGKLCGSKSVLQEHAKTHRGEQPFMCDICGKNFATMSYLKTHKRLHTGEDLFECDKCGKKFAFKCNLRTHLAVHITERSHKCSICDKRFTTYKVLKIHTRSHTGDGARQCPECGKSFLQLSNLKTHLKTHDRSYRCGKCELLFTDRVLLREHRETHRKRKSKNKAEKQLHNCTTCGVDFEDLASLKLHTKALHPVVKQTHVCDVCGNKFSTSVSLESHMLVHSDKNPNKCDICGGTFGTSATLHTHRKKIHAMSQPYQCTQCEQSFERNSELRQHNFSHRQRKHVECELCGKKYSRSISLKNHLIAAHANGTTNEGTRTESSQPELVFGTDLQDESNTTPQPEDPGSAKVTKPHTCDTCGKTFRLWPLLKAHQRCHSDVKPFACDICGKEFRRKALLRRHQQMHTKEQPYTCTVCHKSVKDKGYLKSHMRIHTGEQLHRCEFCNRGFNTLESLNGHRRSRHTGERPFKCDLCEKTFVSNGQMRQHMHIHTDEKNQSCDICNKAFRTSRQLKLHKTIHSGVMLANCEICGKGFLDNHRLKVHMMIHTDGKLPHGCDLCEKTFSNTGQLTKHRRVHTADKKHHKCTFCSEKFERVGELRDHERTHSTERPYRCADCGEGFFMRLQWKRHIVVVHKGEPLKRCELCYREYACESSVERHKLSAHPVNADGVRIADCVICSKGPFTVEEMAEHRSVHNKGGDEDGAKKTDVEKVEGRLDSKDENRSS from the exons atggaTATTACTCCGGAAACCGATGAATTGCAACATACGGCGGATGGCGGAAATACCGGAACTGAACG TCGCATTGACCAGCTTGAAAAACCTACGAACATCGACAGACCGCACGAGTGTGCAATCTGCGGTAAAGGATTCAAGGAACGGTACATATTGACACATCATCTACGCATACATTCCGGCAAAAGGCCCTTCAAATGTGACGAGTGTAATAAAACGTTCACCCAGCGGCATCACCTTCAACGGCATCAGTTGCTGCATGGCCAACGGTCTTTCGAATGCCGAGTGTGTAAGCAGAGTTACTTCACCGGAGAATACCTTAAAGTTCACGAGCGGATACACTTTGGTAAGCAGCGAAATAAGTGCGGTGTGTGCGGGAAACTATGCGGCTCCAAATCGGTCCTCCAGGAGCACGCTAAAACTCATCGCGGCGAGCAGCCTTTCATGTGTGACATCTGCGGTAAGAATTTTGCCACTATGAGTTATTTGAAAACCCACAAGCGGCTGCATACAGGCGAAGATTTGTTCGAGTGTGATAAATGTGGCAAGAAGTTTGCCTTTAAATGTAATTTGCGAACGCACCTAGCGGTGCACATTACCGAACGATCACACAAATGCAGCATCTGTGATAAACGATTTACTACCTACAAGGTACTGAAAATCCATACTCGCAGTCACACTGGCGACGGAGCGCGCCAATGCCCTGAATGTGGCAAGTCGTTTTTGCAGCTGTCGAACTTGAAAACACACTTGAAGACTCACGACCGGTCGTACAGGTGTGGCAAATGTGAGTTACTGTTCACCGATCGCGTATTGCTTAGAGAGCATCGTGAAACCCATCGAAAACGAAAGTCAAAAAATAAGGCTGAAAAGCAGCTTCACAACTGTACTACGTGCGGTGTTGATTTCGAAGATTTAGCTTCACTCAAATTGCACACGAAAGCTTTACATCCGGTGGTAAAGCAAACTCACGTTTGCGATGTTTGTGGGAACAAATTCTCCACTAGCGTCAGTTTGGAGAGTCACATGTTGGTGCATAGCGATAAAAATCCCAATAAATGCGATATCTGTGGGGGAACGTTTGGTACGAGTGCCACGTTACATACTCATCGGAAAAAGATTCACGCCATGAGCCAACCGTATCAGTGTACACAGTGTGAGCAAAGTTTCGAAAGAAATTCTGAGTTGCGCCAGCACAATTTTAGTCACCGCCAGAGAAAGCACGTGGAATGTGAACTGTGCGGTAAGAAGTACAGCCGTAGCATTTCGCTGAAAAATCACTTGATTGCGGCACATGCGAATGGTACTACAAACGAAGGAACTAGGACGGAATCATCTCAACCAGAGCTAGTTTTCGGAACTGATCTTCAAGATGAATCGAA CACAACTCCGCAACCAGAGGATCCAGGCAGTGCAAAAGTCACTAAACCACACACGTGCGACACTTGTGGAAAAACGTTCCGTTTGTGGCCCCTATTAAAGGCCCACCAAAGGTGCCACTCGGATGTGAAACCCTTCGCATGCGACATCTGTGGTAAGGAGTTTCGGCGAAAAGCACTGCTACGAAGGCATCAGCAGATGCACACGAAGGAACAGCCGTACACTTGTACGGTTTGTCACAAATCGGTTAAGGATAAGGGTTACCTAAAGAGCCACATGCGGATCCATACCGGCGAGCAGTTGCATAGATGCGAGTTTTGTAACCGTGGATTTAATACGCTGGAATCACTCAATGGGCACCGAAGAAGTCGACATACCGGTGAGCGACCGTTCAAATGTGACCTTTGCGAAAAAACCTTCGTAAGTAATGGCCAAATGAGACAACATATGCATATACACACGGACGAGAAAAATCAGAGTTGCGATATCTGCAACAAAGCTTTCCGCACTTCACGTCAGCTGAAACTGCACAAAACCATACACTCGGGTGTGATGCTTGCTAATTGCGAGATCTGTGGTAAAGGGTTTCTGGACAATCATCGACTGAAGGTTCACATGATGATCCATACGGACGGAAAGCTGCCGCATGGGTGTGACCTGTGCGAGAAAACTTTCTCCAATACGGGTCAACTGACAAAGCACAGACGCGTGCATACTGCGGATAAAAAGCATCACAAATGCACCTTTTGCAGCGAAAAATTCGAGCGCGTTGGAGAACTTCGCGATCACGAACGTACTCATTCGACCGAACGGCCATATCGATGCGCTGATTGTGGCGAGGGTTTTTTCATGAGACTCCAGTGGAAGCGGCACATCGTTGTGGTTCACAAGGGAGAGCCGTTGAAACGTTGTGAGCTGTGCTATCGTGAGTACGCGTGCGAATCTAGCGTAGAGAGGCATAAGCTGTCCGCACATCCGGTTAATGCTGACGGTGTGCGCATAGCAGACTGTGTGATTTGCAGCAAAGGCCCATTTACGGTAGAAGAGATGGCCGAGCATCGCTCAGTGCATAACAAGGGTGGTGACGAGGATGGGGCGAAGAAAACTGATGTCGAGAAAGTAGAGGGGAGATTAGATTCCAAAGATGAAAATCGATCTAGTTGA
- the LOC129718774 gene encoding zinc finger protein 239-like: MQIFYRPFSNAEVFFSRMHKLVKNATTSENNTADHKTVDADKSSTKANSKTEPFQNQPASANRSELNQDERRKHQCDICGKSYTNKHYLAYHVTTHTGQKQKNICDICEKGFGTKYMLANHRRTHTGERPFQCDICSKTFGRVSSLNLHKTIHTEGNVFKCDVCGKEFQLNAQLVRHQRTHSMERPHSCLICGKGFRIGYLLINHMRRHTGERPFRCDICGSAFSSATSLIVHRKIHTNAEERPFHCDICGAKFAVKGNLVAHGKVHSKERFFNCFRCGIMFDSNEELREHKRQLHGDRPFKCTQCEKAFLSARNLREHLTVHTGERPHRCSVCGQSFRRSSNLTRHLKLHMGELASDHYQCDQCDYRFPRKEDLVRHQVEHEEN; this comes from the exons ATGCAAATATTttatcggcctttttcaaacgCAGAGGtgtttttttcacgcatgcacaaACTAGTAAAAAACGCAACAACTAGCGAAAA CAATACGGCCGACCACAAGACAGTCGATGCTGATAAGAGCTCTACAAAAGCCAACAGTAAAACAGAACCATTCCAAAACCAACCAGCTTCCGCCAATCGGAGTGAGTTGAACCAAGACGAGCGGAGAAAGCACCAGTGTGATATCTGCGGGAAGTCCTACACTAACAAGCATTACCTGGCTTACCATGTTACAACTCACACTGGACAAAAGCAAAAGAACATTTGCGATATCTGCGAGAAAGGGTTCGGCACGAAATATATGCTCGCAAACCACAGAAGGACACACACGGGCGAACGGCCATTCCAATGTGATATCTGTAGCAAAACCTTCGGACGAGTCAGTAGTCTGAACTTACATAAGACAATCCATACAGAGGGCAATGTTTTCAAATGTGACGTATGTGGCAAAGAGTTCCAACTGAATGCACAACTGGTGCGGCACCAGAGGACGCACAGCATGGAGCGGCCCCACAGCTGCCTAATTTGCGGTAAAGGTTTCAGAATAGGCTATCTGTTGATAAATCACATGCGTCGGCATACCGGAGAGCGGCCGTTTAGATGTGATATCTGCGGTTCGGCGTTCTCATCCGCTACCAGCTTGATCGTGCACAGGAAAATTCACACGAACGCCGAGGAACGACCGTTCCATTGTGACATTTGCGGTGCAAAGTTCGCCGTCAAAGGTAACCTCGTGGCTCACGGAAAGGTACACTCGAAGGAGCGGTTCTTCAACTGTTTCCGCTGCGGGATAATGTTCGACTCGAACGAAGAACTGAGGGAGCACAAACGACAGCTCCACGGTGATCGACCGTTTAAATGTACGCAGTGCGAGAAGGCTTTTCTTTCGGCCCGTAACCTGCGAGAACATCTAACGGTGCACACGGGTGAGAGACCACATCGGTGTTCGGTTTGCGGACAGAGCTTCAGAAGGTCCAGTAATCTAACGAGGCACCTTAAATTGCACATGGGTGAACTCGCATCGGATCACTACCAGTGTGATCAGTGCGATTACCGGTTCCCGCGAAAGGAAGATCTGGTGAGGCATCAGGTTGAACATGAGGaaaattaa
- the LOC129716607 gene encoding uncharacterized protein LOC129716607, with amino-acid sequence MDKHIESLNNLPRVTKENTASMRKLIDICTKNVEALKNLALPVTGLGEQILLNQITSKLDKTTRMAWESRQKKGVYPNYEATIEFLQEQCRILEKVDINVKPAAESVKAKSVALKKWGNCFNCLQRGHRTNGCSSSRNCRDCGKRHHTVLHNDSSSTPAQADSATCKNDASQATQNSNKRIEDVKQQSAVSLCVSTANDSKQILLSTAVMMVHGDSSALYPCRVLLDSASQMHFVTERFANLLSQRKEPVDYLVSGLNGSNTRLRNMIRTTIQSCNGGFATELQFLVALRITGDVPSKSFDISNWPIPSGIEWADPAFNKRGRIDMLIGAEIFWDLVKDDRITLAYNLPVLIKTELGWIAGGVLTEQSAVLAHSFCQIANEERLEDLLKCFHRLESCDEINTSRRNDQEC; translated from the exons ATGGACAAACACATCGAATCTCTAAACAACCTTCCGAGGGTTACTAAAGAGAATACGGCAAGTATGCGAAAGCTTATTGATATATGTACCAAAAACGTTGAGGCGCTTAAAAATTTGGCATTGCCAGTTACTGGACTTGGAGAGCAAATATTGTTGAATCAAATCACTTCAAAATTGGACAAGACGACGCGAATGGCTTGGGAAAGTCGTCAGAAGAAAGGTGTTTATCCCAACTACGAAGCAACCATCGAATTTCTGCAAGAGCAGTGCCGAATCTTGGAAAAGGTGGACATCAACGTGAAGCCTGCAGCTGAAAGTGTCAAAGCGAAATCAGT TGCTTTGAAAAAATGGGGAAACTGCTTCAATTGCCTGCAAAGAGGCCATCGTACGAATGGATGCTCGTCGTCTCGTAACTGTCGTGACTGTGGAAAACGTCATCATACTGTGCTACATAATGATAGCTCATCCACACCGGCGCAGGCAGATTCGGCAACATGTAAAAACGATGCATCGCAAGCAACACAGAATTCCAATAAGAGAATTGAGGATGTTAAGCAGCAATCGGCCGTTTCTTTGTGTGTCAGTACTGCTAACGATTCTAAACAGATTCTACTTTCTACGGCTGTTATGATGGTTCACGGTGATAGCAGTGCACTTTATCCATGCCGTGTATTGCTCGATTCGGCCTCGCAAATGCATTTTGTTACAGAACGTTTTGCGAATCTACTATCGCAGCGAAAGGAACCAGTAGATTATTTGGTTAGCGGATTAAATGGTTCAAATACACGTCTTAGAAATATGATTAGAACCACAATACAATCTTGTAATGGAGGATTTGCAACGGAATTGCAGTTTCTAGTTGCTCTACGAATCACAGGAGATGTTCCGTCAAAGTCTTTCGATATCTCGAACTGGCCAATCCCCAGCGGAATCGAGTGGGCCGATCCAGCATTTAACAAACGAGGACGCATCGATATGTTGATTGGTGCTGAAATATTCTGGGATCTTGTGAAAGATGATCGTATTACTCTTGCATATAACTTACCGGTTCTTATAAAGACTGAACTTGGTTGGATAGCCGGAGGAGTGCTAACTGAACAAAGCGCAGTTCTTGCTCATTCATTTTGCCAAATTGCTAATGAAGAACGACTTGAAGATTTACTGAAGTGTTTTCATCGGCTGGAATCATGTGATGAGATAAATACTTCTAGGAGAAACGATCAAGAATGCTAA
- the LOC129718838 gene encoding uncharacterized protein LOC129718838 yields MTAAVLLTINYSQLVVLTKFMEEQPDFARKLLKTVADWERLWKDLADAINRKGPPVRSVTEWKKVWVDYKYRVKMKLLHNKKCPDKQKSLNRFEQSVANSTGLKNALLGTAAAKSFDCRISFQSVDTGCNPQTNACIKKGNVKQQRQALGRKPIKTKIKQELLARFIDATEESNKIQRNLLRLEEESLKLKRKSYELETTKWYLNGT; encoded by the exons AT GACTGCAGCCGTGTTATTGACTATAAACTATTCCCAGTTAGTGGTGCTAACCAAATTCATGGAAGAGCAGCCTGATTTCGCCCGTAAACTACTCAAGACAGTGGCGGACTGGGAGAGATTGTGGAAAGACCTAGCAGATGCCATCAACCGGAAAGGTCCCCCAGTGCGGAGCGTGACAGAGTGGAAGAAG GTTTGGGTGGATTATAAATatagagtgaaaatgaaactgcttcataacaaaaaatgccCGGACAAACAAAAGAGTTTAAACAGGTTCGAGCAGAGTGTAGCAAATTCTACTGGTTTGAAAAATGCTCTACTCGGCACAGCAGCCGCCAAATCGTTCGACTGTCGAATTTCCTTTCAGTCGGTTGACACCGGATGTAATCCACAAACAAACGCCTGTATTAAAAAAGGAAACGTTAAACAACAAAGACAAGCACTAGGAAGAAAACCAATAAAGACCAAAATTAAGCAAGAACTCCTGGCGAGATTTATAGACGCAACCGAGGAGAGCAACAAAATACAACGGAACTTATTACGCCTCGAAGAGGAAAGTTTAAAACTTAAGCGAAAATCGTATGAATTAGAAACGACGAAATGGTATTTAAACGGGACGTAA